The nucleotide window TTTTCGTTTCTGAAACGTGAGGATTTGCTGATTTCTTTGTTTcactgtatatgtatgtatatatatgggAAAATTGAGAAATTGAccagaaaaaaatcaatttgaagACATCATATTAGGCTGTGCGAAGTTTTCATGGTCAGTTTTTAcaactttttaatatttaaaatactcaacaaataaacaattaagAAAATTGACAGATTAGTCAATAATaagtcaataataataataataagtcaaAAATCAACTGCCTATTATTAGGAAGGgcaagtcaattttatttaaaaagcacctttcatacacaaAGGTAGATTTGAGGTGCTGATTATTCTATGAGATTAGATTGTAGGACAATGGTCCGCCGAGCTActatcacaaaaaacacaaagacttcCTTAAAGACTGATGAAGAGCCTAATATGTGCATAATGACACTTACAGTTTGAAGGTGTTTAACATCTCCTGACAAAGATACAAACATGTTATGACCAACATTACTGCTTGCAGCTAGTAAGAGAAAGTATTACTTTCGTAAATTCAATTCCAAACTTAAAAAACATACCCAGGAGTTGAAttcagaacttttttttaaagatttctaCACTTTCAGGTACTCTGCTTTCAGCTGACAAtaacagcacaaaaacaattcaaatacaACACCTTAGCCTTGATGCAATAACTGTGTGCATCCCATAATGATGCAACACCCTGCAGTTActgtgtgctgcagctctgtgctgccGAAAAACCTGATTTGCAGTTTACATTTGTACACAACTCTAACAAGCTCTCGCTGCCTGAGGCAACGAAACATTTGAGAGGGATCACTGAAGCTTTCAAAATTATAAGGGTCATTAAAAATTTACACATtattgactgtatttaaaacatcttttccACTGACTGTAAAGAGCACTTAAATTTAAGAGGTGCTATTCTCCAAAGGCCATAAAGTTGTTATAGATAGCCCGAAGGAGGCATGGAGGAGAGAATTTTCTCCTGCTGAATATGAATAAAGTATAGTGGGGTGATACTACACAGACAGTTACACTGTGGTACTGTACTTACATAGGCAATCAGTGAGATCGAGGAGCTGTTTATAAATCACTGTGTCGGACCATCTAATCTGTGACTTCAAAATAACTACAGAAATAATTATGGCTGCATGTATGGCTGTCTGAGGAGCATGTAACTACACAGAAAGGATGGCAGATAAACAGTCAAAGAACTGCCACTGTGGAAATTGCCCACAGTGCCGTCCTTATGTGTCAGTGCATTATGGATGGAAATACTCTAAAAGGAAGACTCTCCGACTGTGGGATGAATTTTAATGTTAATACAAAAACAGCAGCCTGTGATCTCAGCAGGCATCAGGAGGGGGTGTGAGTGGCTTCGAGGTGCAATTTATTCCAACCTCTGAGCCTCACCAACTTGAAAGTGGGTTTCAAAGGAACGGAGGATTACCGGTAACATGTGGGCCCAGACTCTCGCCATCACTTCAGCACATCAAAGATTATTGACTTCCAAAATATGGACAATTCATAAATGTCGGCCCATTTCTACTGTTCTCATTCTGCTGCGTGGCCATGTGAACAGAAGCTCGGTTTTGAATACGCCTGCTGGCATCCACTGCTCTGGCCTGTTGTGGCTTTTAAGTGGCTTTTACTCAGCCCAGCACAGGATGGCAGATCATAGCACTTCAAGCTGGCAAAGCTACAGGCACCCCGTGCCAAGCTTCCCTCGCCTCAGCACCGCTACACCGAAGGAGTCTCAattgtttatttacaatttGCTGTGGAAATCCCCAAGTTCTTCATTGCAATAAATAATTGAGCTGTTTGATCTGGACACAGTACAAAGGGTTGCTCCATTCACACTGAGGCCTGAGGCGGAGGAAGGCTGAGCAGcatgagcagaggagggggacacacacactccagcatGGCGGAGATCTTGGagctctcctcccttcctctgcagctgtcgCTCCCTCTCCGGGctacatctcctcctctttgtctgcACATAACAACACTCCTGTCAACACAGTCAGAGGAGCGACCTGCGTCTGCCTCCTGGGATACTCCACAAATAGCAGGAGTTTAGCCCTCATTGAACTCATGTTCTTGTTCAGGGGATCCTGTCTAGTTAGCCTGTCTCTCCGGTTCACCCTCGCTACCTCGTTGTCCAGCCACAACCTTTACGGCAGATTGCCCGGGAGTGATCAATTGCTTGTGTCTTCATTGTCGTACATACGGTACAGAAGCGTAACAACAGCTCGAGAGTGAAATACAAAGGAAAGCAAGAGGAAAGCTGAACTTCAAGAGCTGGTGCTGAATACTGTAATATGACATTACCTTTCTGTGTTGGTTTCTGTTGGGATGTCCGTGTCAGCTGGGATGGACGTTTTCTGACACAACTGATGCTGAGGAACCGCTCTGATTTGATACCACATTCCCATATTGTTGATCTCACTATGTAAAAATGAATAGGAGACACACAAAGAGTGTTTCATAGTTTTGAAAGGGCTCGGTTAGTAATCTAAAGACACTTTATAATGTACAATACACTAAGTGAAtgatagaagaaaaaaacatcatgattgaatTCATTTCTGGTGCCAAACAGCTCACCCTATACAGGTGTAGTTAACAAGATGGTGCTTGGACTTCGCAATGATCTGGATGTCATATACAGCCGTCTCAGCAGACGCACGAGGGCTGAGTTTCACACagagcctcctcttcctcgtggCAGTTTCCTCTGATGAGTCAGGTACAGACAAGGGTGTCAGACAGGAAAACATGGTCGCATATTCAGGCCTGTCTTCTCTTGGTTTCAggctaaaaaatatataaatatatctaaaGACATTTTGAACCTGTAGGAGAAATATGTATTCATAAATCCTGCTTATTCTTTGCTATTTAGTGTTTACCAGTCTCAGAATAAGAGATGAGCTAATATCAGTTTCCGGGCGACCTGCTATGCTCAAAGGGAAATGACTGGACAGCGGAAAGTCACAAAAATCCACATGcgttattatcatttttatcattttaggaGGCAAAATGACAGAAGCAAGTGAATCCTCCATCAGCTTTAGTGCACAACAGGGATTTAAAGTGGATATTCTGGATAGAAACTCATACATAATGCCACATGTATACATTAAACATGGATTCAGACgaagtaataaaacattaaattacaacATAGCCAAACAAAACATAATCTCTTTTCTTCGttctggcaaaaaaaaacaaaaaaaacattgccaTGGCTCCCTATATTGCATCTGTGCCTCGCTCATTTATTTCCCCAGCAACACTAGAAAGTGCAGTGTAAAtgcaatgataataaaaataataaacaagcTGTCCTCACTCCCCACAccaaaatattattacatttccgAGGCATGGATAGTGAGGGGGAAATACATAGCACTCAAAAAGCACTAAAGCATTGGGGAATGCATTTCATTAATATTAGATAACCCCCATCCACTCGTCCTCTCcccaaataaatacataaataaataagcctCTCATAAAGAAAAGCACAGCTCCAGCTGAGATAAACAATGACTCATGATTCTCTTCTCTTGTACCTCCAGggcaaaatgtttattttattcccaCAGTCTGCCATAAATTAAGCTAACCTGCACCCATAAAACATTCACTATCTCAAGCAAAGCTGCCCCTGAGGACCTCCTCGTGAGCTGGTCGGAGAGTgaaaaaacaagcagaggaggGGAGCGAGCCTGTGGTTGGTATTGACTGTTTACTTACTCGTATCCATTGTTTCTAGCACAGGTGTGAAGCCCTCTGGCAACACCTCCTTAATGTCAGTCAGCTTCACGTCCGCAACGACGTCAGGCCCCTGAAAGACAGAGCACGGGCAGGAAAATTAAAGTCTTGTATGcaaattcaacttttaaaaaggACAGAGTGCACGAACAGAAAAAGGTTCATCATTTTTTTCGGAGGGctcagaaaagaaaatgtagagATAATAGAGCCGATGATTTACTAAAAGCTCAGGAAGTCTCTAAAGAGAAGGGTTGACAAAATAGCTGAAGTAATTACTCTCTAATAGCCTTTTTTTGCAATGAGAGAATGCATCTGTGAACTTGTAATCACTCTCAACCTTTTGGCGAGAAGCTGTGGGATGATGGGAGACAGAGCAGGGAGTCTGATCAACAGAATGGGACTGGTTAAAAACAATCAGGGACTGTGTAGTTGACATTTTCAAGCATGACTCTTCCCTGCCTcccattacattttcattttttgccaTAATAAATTGCAATAATACACAGCGGCAGTATAGAGTGGGGCGAACCAGGCGTGACGTGATGCGTCCGAAAAGGCTGGATTCCACTGCTACTGTTGCCCGATAGTCATTACCATTagagacattttttattcatggtTTTTATACTGACTTAAGGAGGAATATGGATGAATGTTATTACTATGCATGGAACCTTGTTTTTTTAGTGGTTTCCCCTTTTTACTGGAGAGATTTCTTCCGTCAGGGCTTGACAAAAGGGGCTATCTACCTCCAACCTAGAGTATGATAAATCACAAACTATTTACTTCCCCCCCACATAATTCAGGGGCTAATTTTACAGAATCTGTTTTTGTCATAGACAATTACAGTGGGGGCTCCAATGACTGGCAGACAAAATATCCTTTGTTGATGgctctgtcatgttttatttgtgtcaaaGCCTTTAAAACAATGTGGACACATATTTTAAGATAATATACAGGAACTAGGGGAAGGCTATTTGTATGCTAGATACTAAACAGAGGAGCAGATTGAGCTCGGGCATGAGGCAGCCGCTACCAAGTTGCCCGGCTTCTCGAGGACACATAGCAAAAAATGAAAGACTTGATTAAGTCCTGAAATTGAGCTGatgcaaaataataacaaaaatgcAGCTTTTGTTTACGATGCTGTCTGCATTATCTGCCTGCAACCCAGGGAAACAAATGAATAGACAGCCAATAGTAAGCTGTATGAGCTGAGGTTAGACAGGCTGATCACCCAGCAGGTGTATTTAtggccacagagctgctgacagccacacaacaacacatcagctgcaggctgcagaggagacaacaATGACTGGTGTTATACTGATAATTCAAAGGTGTTATGATACCCTGCTGTTCAAAACATTACAATATCCCATTTACTACTAGGGATGGACAAAATGGCGAAATATTATATCAAGATATATATCTTAATTTAACAAAAGATTTTCGTATCTGTTGATAGTTATTATCAGGATTAAAGTCACGttattatttcagtttaaagacagattgttgctcctgagtgaaggctGTGGTTTGAAACTCTTATTTAtaagcagagaatgacaaacacttgataaacagcaaaacatgatACAATTCTTAAACAATTATCTGTTAATATCTGTTAAACCTCATCACAATGTAAAAGCactatattgatatatatattggaATTTTGTTATGTTGCAATTCATGAcaattatattgcaataatcATTGATATGATTTTATTACCGAGCTCTAGTTAGTACTTTACTGGAATTTTGACAATCAAGCTGTTTAATAAGCGCTATAATTCCAATGAGTTTCATCAATTTGCGACACCAGGGATGAGTACATAATGTGCAACTATTTTTAGATTTCATAGTGACAAAACAATGGCTGAAACACATGTGCTCTTGTCGACCATCAATGGATTGTGGACAAATCAGAGACAcgtagggttgcaaaggggcggaaaaatttccggtaaattttcggaaactttccggaaactttccatgggaagttaagctcgggaattttgaaaaaatttttttaccgcaaattaaacgctgagcaataaaaacataattcaaaactctattttaaagatgtatggaatgcagcacacgctgcacgttgaatttcaaccctgcactgtgcattcttccatcacatgcacagataattcccagcatcctgcacactacagcagggctattgaggccacactactgcattagcccaaggactggtcaggtaagttttgatgatattactggggaaaatatattagcatgctgattgaggattgttcatctagcctatttctattcatttatccatcaattgtaaaatatttttacagacgattccaattgtttagctaactatttatatctctggcattgcattagtgttttttacaagcttttttctcatcttattatacagaacaatgccacgtgcactatctcatgtgtggagacatttcaccccagccaatgtagaaggaaaggctgtgtacatttgcaaatactgtgcaaagacctatgttaagaatgccacaaagatgcagaagcatatagtcaagtgcccaaagtttcctcagggctcaaatcagcttatgacaaaacaaaatgtttatatttatgtctgtatatgacaaggtaaataaagtcagtataaattacccacacaatttccagtttattcccgttaattcccgttaattcccgtatattcccatggaaagtttccaactttgaatattcccggaattttgcaaccctagaGACAAGACATGAAACATGTCAAGCCCACGGACACCACAAACCTCTTCTGTAAAACTTGAAACCAATGCAGATTCAGCACGTGCAGGAATTTAAACAGCGATGGGTTAGTGAAATCGTTAGTCCTGTTAGATAACATAATTATGCCCATGCACTTATAAGTATATGAGTTTGATGAAGTAAGGGCACTAATAACTGTTGATCTGGCTTGATATTTTTAGCTAACTACGCAATATAGCagacaagtaaaataaatataaaaatgctaTATTCACCCTCGTAATGTTAACTTAACCATAATTTGCTCAGGCATTCACTAGTAAACAAAACGACAacattatatgatatatatgaaCAATTTGTACTCAATCAGTACCAGCAATGTCAATCGTTTTTGTCAATAATTATTTCTATTACTACAAAATGCCCCAAGACCAcagacttttcaaaataaaaaggggTGTGTTGAGTCTTGTTAAACACTGTTCATAAGTGATATTCAAATGCAAATCTAAACTAACTTATTAAAGAAATCATATAAACTCAAGTATTAGGGACATAAGAATACTGCATGCAAATGCTTTAATAACAGTCTGATCTTGATCTAATTATTTTCAATAATCCAATGATTAATGTTATCAATTTAACTACTTCAGCAAAGAATTGTGCTCTACTGAGCGTCTTTTCTATTTGGTCAAATTAGGGTAAGATTAGATTAAAAATTGACAATAATAAGAATGGGGTTGTGATATTGTTTCAGTAGCAATGTCGAGATATTTATGTATTCTATAAAAGTTTTGGTATCATAACGAGACTGAGCAAGAACAACTCTGCTGTGGCTGTGAATGTTTCTCAGAATCCTTTTGGGTCATTTATAAAGTTCTACCAGAGTACTTTCTGACATAAATAGcattattttcatattcataggTACATGTACATCAGCTTTCTCGAAtcactgtttttctcttcagaGACACTGTTGATTGAATGAATTGGAATACTTAGAACACAGCTCATTGTTATTTCATGAATAAACATAGATTATATCCTCAGAAGGACAACTGCAACATGAAAATATCGCACCGGGGTATTATTCATCTAGAATATGCATGCAAATCCATTATATGTAAGAGTTCAAAACTGCGCTGCCAACGATGGCCTTTCTAAATGGGACTTTTACTGATCAAAGTGCAAAGTGCATAAAGATATTCTGAAAGCTGAGATAATAACTGCTggaagacagaaataaaaagtgctGTAGACGATGTGCAGGATGCATAGGGAAAGGGAGAAGTTTACATTCGCACTTACAGGTTTCCTGGTGAAACAGAGGTAGCGATTGACCTTGGATTTGAATAAGGCGTCCTTCCACAGGTCGGCGTCAGAGCCATCTGTTGTTTGTGCAACCTACGTggaaaaaagagggaggaaaaaaaacaaggagtgaaaaaaacatgcaggaggTGGGATAAAGTTAATGTATGTATGCCACAAGCGTGTTGCTCTTGCCTCTTCCCTTGCATACTAGCCTTAATTAACGCTTGCCTACACTAGCGCTCCATCTCATTAGTGCTCTGTGTGGGTAAAGGAGTCTTAGCCTCCAAAAACGTGGCTAAAAATATCATCCCTTGGGAGCAGGCTGATTAAAGATGCCCTGACAAGGATCTGCCCTAATAAGGAAACCAAACTTCAGTGTGCTTCTATGGAAAAGCAGGGATTATATTTGCGGTAAATGTGgaatgtgtatttgtaaaagACCTACCATTGTATCCCAAGACACAGGTAAACTGACAACACTGCGCTGGCACCTTGAATATGTTTACTGCTATACCCAGTGTGTATTCATTCTATCATTTAATGAGACAACTTCTCTAAGAATGAATTACTGAGGATTTAAACCAATTCCACGTGGATGGCCAAATAAGTCTAAATTCAGAGATGTACGCTGCTTGTCCTTGTACAATAAGCCCATTCGTGGTTGTAAATGATCAGTGgagtcagtaaaaaaaatagatagCATCATATTGACAGCATGTGGGCACCACAAGTCAAGCTCAAGGTCCTAAACTACATTGCTATGTAAATGCAGTTGTGGAGGGCAGAACGATAAAGCAAAATATAACCCACATACTGCATCACCAACACTCTTCCATCGCTGGAGCAAATACGGTTGGCTGAAACGTCATGTTCCATTGGCTATCATGTGAGAATCACCTAAATAACTGCCAGAGTTATTTTCTAAAGGGATCCTTTACAAAGAAGAGTCAATCTAATGAGGTTCATTCAAATGAAGAAGTCATAGATCTctgcacccacccacacacattacCCCTTGACAATAATGATGAATGACCCTGGTGACTGGTGGGGGAAACATGGCATGGGGAGATTCATGCAAAACCACCACTGACTAGATGAGATGAGAGCAGAGACTAGAGTGGGGAACAGAGATAGATAgtgggatgagagagagagagagagagagagagagagagagagagagagagagagagagagagagagagcagaagatgagcagagagagggattgTGGGGCGTCTCCAACAGCAGTTCCATGAAAGGTCCCAGAAGGAGCCTATACATCACCAGCCTCCCTCTTCTTTACAAGACAACCCGTCTTGGCCACTTTTTCCAGGTCAGTAGCCAGCGCATCCTGTCAGCGTAAACAAAGGGCTCGCTTTGTGAAACCCAAAGTCAAGCTGAGGAGTAACGAGGGCACGGTCCTCCTAGGAGGCACCTCAGGCATCATCCTGCCACAGCCACCGGCAGCAAGGATGCTACGCAGCTTGAATTTGAAACGCCAACTGCTGAGCCACGGCAGGAAAGGCATGTGTAAAGTTGCGCTGGCTCTTCTCTCACACTTTCAAGCCTGCCACTGTCTGGCTCCATCATTACAGACTTCAAGAGCAACGCCACATGTCTAATAAGAGACGTCATGGCTATGATATTaaaataaggctgtaacattTGATGTAAAATGCAGTGACAGATTCAACTGCCACTTCCTAAAATTTTACGCTAACAGTGATCTGAAAGCCCACCTATGAAACAAGTCTTAAGGGGGTGCTGCATATTCCTATGAAGCATCTCTGGAGACCGACATCACCAGCAAGTTGCTATGAAGCACTATGAAGCACAGCTGTGAATACAAAGATATAAAAGGCACACCATCAAAAATCTCTCCAGAGTGAAACCAGGTGGAGATGAAAAGTAGAGGAAAAAAATCATCTCTTTACATatacacagaaaaactgaacaaaaaaatatattttctctcaATTGAAAAGAGATGCTGACTTACAGGCACAGTTACTTTGAaacattcttttattttcagtaatagtttgacatttttgcaaaTGTGGTTATTGGCTAACTTGCCGGGATTTAGATAATATAACTCTATTCTATGCATCAAGTAGCCTAAGGAGCAGACATTAGAGCCAGGGGGCGCTTAGTTTAGATTAGTTTAGCTTAAGAGTGGAAGCAGAGGGAGCAGCTTGGCTTTGGTCAAAGTTGAGAGAATACGCCTGCCAGTATCTCATGACCCGTGTTCTGATTCATGGACAGATCCTTTGGTGGCTGCATCTGAAGACCGACTGCGACACAATAGGGTGACTATAGGCTAGGGGTGCGTGCAGAAAGTCCAAATAAtgtcctttcctaaccactattcctCGACCCCGATGGAATACGTCATTGGGTCAAGGAAAGATATGAAGGAGAAGCTGTACGgagtaaagaaaagagaacCACGGTGCAGAGAACTCCACTTGCTGTGTACTCACAAAAAGTATGGTACTCTGTGCTGTATGCAAAGtgctgaaatgttgaaataatgtAATAAGGTGAGGAATATACGTGGAAAAAACCTTCTATAAGTGGAGATAATTATATTTTGTGTGCATTCCACTATTAGAAGTTTGAAATTAcctttacatttgtatttaggTCTGATGGGGATTTTATGAACTAGGAGTTCAATATGCTTATTGTTTACTGAGACTCCTGACtagacagatgtgacagagaggaaatcaggagctcagacaaatgtgaggatttacatCAGTTCTAGATCGTGTCATGagaataatgttaa belongs to Hippoglossus stenolepis isolate QCI-W04-F060 chromosome 9, HSTE1.2, whole genome shotgun sequence and includes:
- the LOC118115335 gene encoding multivesicular body subunit 12B, translated to MSDVSNQLPADPISAVGVVTSLNKAPDDFCVVAQTTDGSDADLWKDALFKSKVNRYLCFTRKPGPDVVADVKLTDIKEVLPEGFTPVLETMDTKETATRKRRLCVKLSPRASAETAVYDIQIIAKSKHHLVNYTCIGEINNMGMWYQIRAVPQHQLCQKTSIPADTDIPTETNTESRTTRRPDCEQQSSGSNTKTALDDVPFVISEKFYDNPEKIQQVNLMGITIKSLAEIEEEFYYNFSAEQSIAL